The genomic stretch GAATTGTGGAGAGATGGCACAAATGAACAACTAACAAAATAGCCCTCAAGACATTAGAATATAAGTCATCTTTTAATTTGCCTCAATACAGCAGATCCTACTTCTCTCAGAGACAAGATACTATTTTCAAAAACAAACACTAACCTTTGACCTCAATAAATTAGTAGCGTGGGAGAAATCCTTAATCCTCCCACTTATTCAGTGGAATTGTGGTGCTTCTCAATATATTTGAGAGTGGACAGAAGAGCAGCTAAAGAGCTCACACTGCCTGTAGGCCTCTCTCACACCCATCCAGCTGCACCTTAATCTTGTGCAGTTCCTCGATCTCCTGGTGGTGGCGCTCTGTCTTGTGGCTCACCAGAGAGCGGTAGAAGTGGATGGTGAATACCACAAAGATCACCCCCACCGGCACCATGATGATGGTGGAGGCCAAGGCCGCCTGCCAGCCGCTGTGCCCTGGCGGAGCGGCGGACGGCACAGCGGGGCCACTACAGTTCACCTTAGATAGTGCCAGTTCGGCGGCCGCCACAGCCACCTGGTTGGCAGCACCAGAGTCCACGGGCAGGAACTTGATCCAGCAGAGCAGCACCACCTCAGCCAGGAAGAGCAGGATGCCCAGGGCGGTGGAGAAGCCCCAGGCCAACTCAATGTAGTGGTGCATGCGCTCGTGAGGTGACTCACTGACCGAGTTGAGGTTGTGGATGTTGCTGACCGCCTCCACGTGCGGAAGGATGCAGGTGCTGATGAGCAACGCAAATAAGTGTACAGCCACCAGCACCGTGGTGCACACACTAAAGGCGATGAGGAGCATGCGCGGGTAGTTGTACTGCATCTCCAGCTGGACCTCCACCATGGCCACCTAGCATGGCACAACAACAACATCACCATTATCATTATCACAGTTCACCACCACAGTGAGCGGGATAGCTACTAGCATAAAAATGTCAAAACGGCCTACTTTCCAGATTGGTTCACATGCTATTAATAGCAGcctgggagtgagtgagtgagtgtgcttTTTTTCCCCTCAAGAGGTTTATCTGAAAAATGTCTCAGTCTCTAGTGATACAACGTACAGGCTGACAGGGAAATTGATCTTGAAAACAACTTTGGAGGGATTATTATCCCTGGAAAATAGTGGGGTAACTCACCATAGCAAAGCCTGAGAGCAGGGCAGAGGTGCGGCTGGAGGCTTTCAGCTTGGCCCGGCTCAGGTAGAGCTTCCTCCAAGACAGGGCCTGTACAGAGTGGTGATTGGAGGTGACCAGCTCCAGGTAGCTGCGGCGCACCCAGTCCCTGtagtccatccctccaccctccggCATCTGCTCTGAGCCCCCCGGGGCCGGGGAGCCCATGGGCACGTTCAGTTCACTGCTCATGGCAACTAGCAGACAAGGATGGATGGCAACATTAATAaaaggaaataaaataaaatacatttagagtTAATGTTTGTCGTTGTGACAATTTTACAGTGTGGTCCAATACACTTGAGACACTAATGGCTGAATTCTTGAGACATATCCAAAACTAGACTGCTCACTTTGCTGGGATTCCATTGTTTTATGACTGGTTTGCATCACCCGTCTATAGTTAAGCCCAAAAAAACATGGCTATTGCCAGCTACACAAAATCTTGAGCAGCGAGTGCTTGAAAGTATGGGTTGTGCCTTAATGCCAGCTGCAGCAAAAAAAAGTACCAGGTTTACATCCTTGTCAATGTTGGCTAAGAATTTAGCTTGTGTTTGACACATATACTAGAGATTAAGACAACCCATTGTAAAACGTCTTCTCTTTTTAGTCATATGGCTACATCCTTGTCAGGAAAGTTCAACCTGATACGACCATGATGTCTAGTAGATAGGTAAATCATTTACAACTTGGTCAAATTATTTGTAGCTGAACAATTATTTTTGTGCATGATATTCCTGAAGCCTGTATTACGGGTATTGTTCCCACACAGACATAGTTCCATGTTACTGCACTTGTTTACGAAGACAGACGACCACCTGTGCCAGTTAGCTTGctcgaacacctgtgtgtaaacgtAACTGTGGAGGAAGTGTAGTTCGTTGGCTGGAGGCACACAGATGTATGGATCTGTGCAAATCTGCTACAgtaagtatatatattttatttgaaagaTGCTTTCTCGCCGATATGAAAGATATGGAAGTTATGTTTTGAAAACCATATCAAACGCGATGATTGACGTTTCTAAACGTTACAGCAGAGCGTCGGGATTGTAGTTCACATGGTTCCACCGGTAAGCGGTGCTTATAGCTGAGAACCAGTGGGTTAATATCTATAGCTAAGTACCCACCAAATTAATATATCGCGCTCACGCTAGCcaactgttttatttctttctaGACAGCTTCAACCTTGCTCTATGGCTAGAATCAGCAGTGCGTGGAATATCAACTAAGTAGCAAATAAACCACCAGGAAAAATAACAGGTGCAACCTAGCTAGCCATGTCATAAAATGTTTATTTCAGTAATTCCAGCGTCCAACTGCTCCGAGGTGTTGCTAGTACGGCTAACGTTAACGTTAGTCATAAAATGTTGACGATGTGACTTCCTAGCACTCTGGCTAGCATCGCGTTGGCTAAGTTATTAACAAGCTCGGTAGGCTGCTACACGATTCTTGATATAGTTTTACCTTTTTGCCAAGACGTCCTTTGACCTATTAATTCATCCACAAACCTTAGCGAACTTCGATGAATGAGAGGGTGGTTAAAATACTTGCTGTGAGAGACTTGACTACAATCTTTCCTTCGCACTCACTGTTATTTTAGTCCGGAGCATTCTGGTCACGTGATCCAGGGCAAAGTACGAAAACTTCCTCTATGGATGTtttatggcggttggcaaccaactaaGGTGCATTACCGACACCAGCTGTATTGGAGGGTGGACCAGAGACagtggaggtctaaaaaaaaaatctacacaaTATTCTCGTCACCCCACGGAAACGAAATACATCATTAAATCTTACATCCATTTGAAGATTTCCCCAGCGGTTCACTTAATCTGGGCTCTTCAACCCCATTACTCCTCAAATCTAATAACAATCTCTCCCTTTCATATTTCTGGCACTGAAATAGTGGAACTCGTTCTGTCTCCATTTCCTGCTGACAATGATCACACCTCCCAGTTGATGTTTCCCCACCAATTTCAATATACGATtgagccttgtgtgtcccagtctcagccttgtgatTACGCTTTCATCCCTTCTCTCTCGGCCTGATGACCTCCCTGCCCCCACCTTTTCCCGAATCTTATACAGGCgtcttccctttccctcctcttccaCAACTCATCTAATTTGTTTCGAACCCCTTTTTAATCAACTGGTAAGGCTTCTACTTTACTGATTGACAACTCCATCTCAACATTAGGATGTTTAAGAGCCTGCTTGGCGATAACATCCACCTCCTCGTTCCCCTCTACTCCCACATGAGCTGGTGCACAGAGGAACATCACAAATACCCCCATCTGTCTCACCCTATAAAAGCACTGTAAAACCTCAAACAATAAATACATTCTGTTTGCTCCGAGACATTAATTTCAGCTCATCAGTGCTGCACAGTAGTCAGAGCAGATGACTACCTTGTCTGGCTCACCACCTCCACCCACTCTGCAGCCAAGAGTATGGCCATCAACTCCATTGTGTAAACATAAATGATCCATTGCTATTTTTGTCACTGCCACCTTAAATATTAATAATTAGATATTTAataagtagacatgcactcataattaactgtagcgcatataaagcacccacaagtttctagtggctgaaaacacaatcattgcGGGATGAACGGGTGATGAATTTCCGGCCAAGGGTggtcaatgtaaaaaataattccTTCCTCCCTCGACCTTGCCCTGCGAGTGTATACTTGTCAGACGTCATGATacatcatcagaagtgtccacttaatttgagggctgaagGGATAGAGTGTGtcttaagtgtttggaccgcagCCATCGTCAAGAAAGCATTATATTGGGTTCTTAAATGTTCACTTACAACTGAATCTACTCCTTCCTCAACAGTTCTTACCCTCTCTAGCAACCCTAGATCTATCACTGGCTGAGGGAGCAACCAAGGTGGGATAGCAGGAAGAACCACAGAGGGACAAAACTCCCTTCCGAACAACCCCATCTCCCTCGCCATGCCAATGCCTATCCACCCGAAACTTGTATTCAGATAGCACTCTGGGAGCACCTTTTTCGTAGGATGTGCAACCTTATGTCCTTGTAGGTTGACCCAATATGTCATGGTTAGCTGTTGTCTTAACTTTAACAGCATCTCTCCCAAAAATTTTAATTGTTTATGACTGGAGGTAACCTTTAACAGAGACACAAAGAAGATTATTTGTGGCCCAGATCTTGacttgatccattttaggtagtAAACCACGAACGTTAAGatgtaaaaatgtcaaacattTTCTGCATTTAAAATCACACAGAGTTTCAGTACAAGTCAGATAATTTGAGATTTCAGAACAACCTGTACTTCGCCCTGTTCACCCCGGAAGTATTACATCTCCTGCAGCGTTGATAGTGCTCCATTTTaattagtcctctcctctccagaaagTTAGTCAGCCTTTCCGTTATCATCCTTTCCATACATTTACTTACATGAGATGTCAACGCTATCAGACTATAGCTTGAAGGACTATTAGGGTTTTTCCCTAGTTTCCGTATTGGCACAACGACAGCCTGCTTCCAACTTCCAGGCAGTTCCTGCCACACCTTATTGTAAAGGCCCAATACTTTCCCCATTGCAGTGTCACTGAGATGAGCCATCATGATGTAACACATCTCATCCTTCCCGAGGAGATGCTACCCCAGCTAATGCTCTCTTCATCTCAGCCAACGTAAAAGGGCCATTCAATGTATCCCCGACCATCTTTCTCTGATCCACGACCCCCGGCAGATctcctctgaccctctctctcccatgctgCCCCTCTTCTGTCAGATTAGTTGAGCTGTGCACCTTCACAAATACCTGGGTTAACATCGCTGCCTTCTCAGTATCTCTCACTGCAACTATCTCCACACTTTTCAGCACAGGGAGATCCAAATCTCTTCTGACCCCACTCATCCTCTTAATAATCCCCCGTGCTTCTCCCACAGGAGTGGTCCTGCCGATGTTTCCACAGAACCGGCGCCCATACTCCCTCTTAGCTGTCCTAATGATCCTCCTTAATACTGC from Oncorhynchus tshawytscha isolate Ot180627B linkage group LG09, Otsh_v2.0, whole genome shotgun sequence encodes the following:
- the LOC112257930 gene encoding protein orai-2; this encodes MSSELNVPMGSPAPGGSEQMPEGGGMDYRDWVRRSYLELVTSNHHSVQALSWRKLYLSRAKLKASSRTSALLSGFAMVAMVEVQLEMQYNYPRMLLIAFSVCTTVLVAVHLFALLISTCILPHVEAVSNIHNLNSVSESPHERMHHYIELAWGFSTALGILLFLAEVVLLCWIKFLPVDSGAANQVAVAAAELALSKVNCSGPAVPSAAPPGHSGWQAALASTIIMVPVGVIFVVFTIHFYRSLVSHKTERHHQEIEELHKIKVQLDGCERGLQAV